The genomic stretch ACGACAGTGACATCGTTCGTTCCCGGGGTGAACACGTAGCCCGTCTCAGAATCCGGGCCGATTTCGTTCGTCAGTGGACCCTCTCCGAGGTCATCGTCGCTCGTGAGGCGGACGCGTTCGTCAGGAGCGGCCGGGTCCGACAAATCCCAGATGCTCTCTGTCCCAGTCGCGCCCTCGTTGTGCTCGACGAGGAGTGTCTCGCCGTCGGGCGCGACCGTCGCCATCCAGGGTCGGGCGTACCCACCAGCGACCGGTTCGACGTCGACCTGTGTGACGATTTCGAACGCCTCGATGTCGAGGACGGTGAGCGTGTCGCCGAAGAGGTCCGGGACGTACGCGTACTGTCCATCTGGATGGATCGTCACGTCACACGGTCCCGGACCGTCGTTGTCCCCGGTTCCGCCCTCACTCCGGCGGTCGAGTTCGGCCGTGACCTCACCGAACGTCTCCGAGGAGGGGTCGGCGTCGAGACGGATTTGTCTGTGCGCGGGCTCGCGCGCACTGACGACGAGTGTGGTCCCGTCCGGGGTCTGCTCGAGCCAGTTCGCCCCCGACCCGGTCTCGACGGCGACCCGCTCGGCGAGCGACCCGGCCCCGAGGCCGCGAACCCCCCGGCCGACGTTGAGCCAGAGCGTGTCTTCGGGACTGTCGGTCAGCGCGGGAGTGTACTGGTT from Salinigranum halophilum encodes the following:
- a CDS encoding beta-propeller fold lactonase family protein is translated as MSDSDRDPVLYPNADGARPRRDVSRRRLLAGSVAAGAAATAGCTGNRTGDSADERTRPSVFVFNTGDSTVSVIDPTTDEVLTTQHLGLTSSFPSNQYTPALTDSPEDTLWLNVGRGVRGLGAGSLAERVAVETGSGANWLEQTPDGTTLVVSAREPAHRQIRLDADPSSETFGEVTAELDRRSEGGTGDNDGPGPCDVTIHPDGQYAYVPDLFGDTLTVLDIEAFEIVTQVDVEPVAGGYARPWMATVAPDGETLLVEHNEGATGTESIWDLSDPAAPDERVRLTSDDDLGEGPLTNEIGPDSETGYVFTPGTNDVTVVDLVEGSVRERLDLGGSAFVGTWDPAHEKLYVPVQTNDEVAVVDHASGEITAKIPVGARPYGATAANVRPQFETSNDIVTALATMGVSFRETETTYCIGNCACGHRL